One region of Drosophila kikkawai strain 14028-0561.14 chromosome 2R, DkikHiC1v2, whole genome shotgun sequence genomic DNA includes:
- the LOC108082316 gene encoding odorant receptor 49a-like yields the protein MPKENQKKDKPRSYEDFNYMSHMLFKTLGYDILATNATKWPYIILRGYFYLCIVCNFYAAFYVTLRFLQWERSESKLMRHALHFFYMFSAEVKFATFVKYRKRLRSLNNQLKDLYPTDAKQQEVYEVNRYYLSRTTRIVLSFYYSVMALMMVTPHLQSCITHFVVKRDFPYLRIFPTQLSFSSETPWGYVFAYFVDFTYSHLIVNFTLGTDLWMICASSQICMHFGYLAKVLAFYTPHREREEEDCAFLSKFVKRHQLILDLHNEVDQIFGLLLASNLFTTASLLCCIAFYTVVEGFNMEGMSYMTVFFSVVGLFYLVSSHGQNVIDLSTSIAVAAYDQNWYEGSVRYRRLLMLIMAKAQRPSVISASSVVIISLDTLKTLMTITYRVFAVLRQSMGKN from the exons ATGCCGAAAGAAAATCAGAAAAAGGATAAGCCCCGTAGCTATGAGGACTTCAACTACATGTCCCATATGCTATTCAAGACTCTGGGCTACGATATATTGGCTACAAACGCCACTAAGTGGCCTTATATTATCCTGCGAGGATACTTTTACCTGTGCATTGTCTGCAATTTCTATGCCGCCTTCTACGTGACCCTAAGGTTCCTACAGTGGGAACGCAGTGAGTCAAAGCTGATGCGGCACGCCCTGCACTTCTTCTACATGTTCAGTGCCGAGGTCAAGTTTGCCACCTTTGTGAAGTACCGAAAGAGGTTAAGGTCTTTGAATAATCAACTGAAGGATTTGTATCCCACTGATGCTAAGCAGCAAGAGGTTTACGAGGTCAACAGGTATTATTTGTCTCGAACAACGCGTATCGTGCTTTCCTTCTACTACTCTGTGATGGCTTTGATGATGGTAACTCCGCATCTGCAATCCTGCATCACTCACTTTGTGGTGAAAAGGGATTTTCCCTACTTGCGGATATTTCCCACTCAATTGAGTTTCAGTTCCGAAACGCCTTGGGGCTATGTTTTTGCCTATTTCGTGGATTTTACCTACAGCCATTTGATAGTCAACTTTACTTTGGGCACTGACCTCTGGATGATATGTGCCTCCAGTCAGATATGCATGCACTTTGGTTATTTAGCCAAGGTTTTAGCCTTCTATACCCCGCATAGGGAGAGGGAGGAAGAGGATTGTGCTTTTCTAAGCAAATTCGTGAAGCGTCATCAGCTTATTCTGGA CTTGCACAATGAAGTGGATCAGATTTTTGGTCTTCTATTGGCCTCTAATCTCTTTACAACCGCCAGCTTACTCTGCTGTATTGCCTTCTACACGGTCGTTGAGGGTTTCAATATGGAGGGAATGTCCTATATGACGGTATTTTTCAGTGTGGTTGGTCTCTTCTATTTGGTCAGCTCTCATGGTCAAAATGTGATTGATTTG AGCACCAGCATAGCGGTTGCTGCCTATGATCAGAATTGGTATGAGGGTTCTGTGCGTTATAGAAGATTACTTATGCTTATAATGGCCAAGGCACAGCGTCCTTCGGTAATATCAGCCTCTAGTGTGGTCATTATATCCTTGGACACCTTGAAGACT TTGATGACCATTACCTATAGGGTTTTTGCAGTTCTAAGGCAAAGTATGGGAAAGAATTAA
- the LOC108082317 gene encoding uncharacterized protein isoform X2: MYQNVAIVGRSVLQVKIECLKNCQRDFYTPNSRVKLKAVCLNCENMNAAQRWSIDGQKMFSTKEITLHIRKGTNRTQVELAMLAEDGRYERNVKTLVRNSGPTGGKCTVSPREGQEAITNFVPCCQRFVSQNQPIEYWYYAGKVLLGSCLDCNCGVRLPATSFLQVLACEALYACHSSWIKVKVTPLVGIPTQPAALQKYMISSSNSFVKLLKGGLYSSYLQSLNAIASRISLADSGTTLLHGFENIQPYTPSSLSLLANLTRTLGQRLPTSDPKTQVLLIMLVRKLTYNFQEVMSNVDAVDMTQKPFISTTLACLEVYRLMQKIAEKIPQPPASIYDRYQKAFLKGSLDLDFVDKLHSEIAIRRTSHGNWLNFMWAKDHLGFLMNIFQHINKDQNMQDNKSSPKAEVLVQCFETQTNDTIIVHSTDSLYSVVLSRKLFDEILGTGETEICFKLISIQRTLNWWYPDEKRPTSRMLSVRIFEKGEDVFTKQIKLLKSELGYETNMTIHTTSPAKDKDVMTKNPRQTHDALKEIHAGRYISVVRNGQLETLQSVQLYRIILDEQTVMAVHFTRSTHKLQVKLKLEVKPLWSEISKSWCVVPSLSTNTTFLLRNKCHQPKRAYMALRVWSKIPIWNCPNTTLVDGPALYTFAFQIRSCASWLYNRKPDQQGWDQGGCVPTMDFSVARKLRCICKVLGTYTSYVYYIPAIKVSVGTFTKPSLHKGVVAFYSLLLIFILLSMYWLYRYANNLPAKSIFIRMPADDDAEDDEELHDLLIKLNTEGRVNSQTTASVTLVLISINQKKRKIRIPQDPERSFLNRNSTLNVWLRSREIRIPTKLMIYHNNAGRYPSWFLRRIEVSDVQTQETQIFVVRKWVTDKVLSLEPTTIFRKDQVRALGTYRRRFRLHIEMLFCNWALWQPLTGNWRENDHFKSISRAKRFCAFVSKLVIAYTSCAIYFQKTTIESLQLHRDKFLTYKDLLFLILLVTTTDFIFQVLFKLTAHHVS; this comes from the coding sequence ATGTATCAAAATGTTGCCATTGTTGGTCGCAGCGTACTTCAAGTAAAAATTGAATGTCTAAAGAATTGCCAGAGGGATTTCTACACTCCGAATTCCAGAGTTAAGCTAAAGGCAGTTTGCTTAAACTGCGAAAATATGAATGCAGCTCAAAGATGGTCCATAGATGGCCAGAAAATGTTTAGTACCAAGGAAATAACATTACACATCCGGAAGGGAACCAACCGGACCCAAGTTGAGCTGGCAATGTTAGCGGAAGACGGACGCTACGAAAGAAATGTCAAGACCCTGGTCAGGAATTCTGGACCCACCGGAGGAAAGTGTACGGTTAGTCCCAGGGAAGGGCAAGAGGCCATCACCAACTTTGTGCCATGTTGCCAAAGGTTTGTTAGCCAAAATCAGCCTATAGAATATTGGTACTACGCGGGGAAAGTGCTTCTTGGCAGTTGTCTGGATTGCAACTGCGGTGTACGCTTACCCGCCACGAGTTTCCTGCAAGTCCTGGCCTGCGAAGCCCTCTATGCTTGCCACTCCAGTTGGATAAAAGTCAAAGTGACTCCTCTGGTGGGAATACCCACCCAACCGGCAGCCTTGCAGAAATATATGATAAGTTCGTCGAACAGTTTTGTCAAGCTCTTGAAAGGAGGACTCTACTCGAGCTACTTGCAGTCCTTAAATGCCATAGCATCACGCATAAGTCTCGCCGACTCGGGAACTACTCTTCTTCATGGCTTCGAAAATATCCAACCATACACCCCAAGCTCCCTTAGTTTATTGGCGAACTTAACCCGGACATTGGGCCAACGTTTACCCACCTCCGATCCCAAGACCCAGGTCCTGCTCATTATGCTAGTCAGAAAACTGACCTATAACTTTCAAGAGGTAATGAGCAACGTGGATGCTGTGGATATGACTCAGAAACCCTTTATAAGTACAACTCTGGCCTGTCTAGAAGTCTATAGATTAATGCAGAAAATCGCTGAGAAAATCCCTCAACCTCCGGCCTCCATTTACGATCGGTATCAGAAGGCATTCTTGAAAGGATCCTTGGACCTGGACTTTGTGGATAAGCTCCATTCTGAAATAGCAATAAGAAGGACTTCGCATGGGAATTGGCTTAATTTCATGTGGGCAAAGGATCATTTGggatttttaatgaatatttttcaaCACATAAACAAAGATCAAAATATGCAGGACAATAAGTCATCGCCCAAGGCTGAAGTGCTAGTTCAGTGCTTTGAAACTCAGACGAATGATACAATTATAGTTCATAGCACCGATAGTTTGTATAGTGTAGTCCTATCAAGGAAACTTTTTGATGAAATATTGGGCACAGGGGAAACGGAAATCTGTTTCAAATTGATCTCCATTCAAAGGACACTAAACTGGTGGTATCCAGATGAAAAACGGCCGACTTCTCGTATGCTTTCGGTGCGAATTTTTGAAAAAGGCGAGGATGTGTTTACCAAGCAGATTAAGCTCCTGAAAAGTGAACTTGGGTATGAAACAAATATGACTATTCACACCACATCGCCAGCGAAAGACAAAGACGTAATGACCAAGAACCCAAGGCAGACGCATGATGCTCTAAAGGAGATCCATGCCGGGAGATACATCAGTGTCGTAAGGAATGGACAGCTTGAAACCCTACAGTCCGTTCAATTATATCGAATTATCCTAGATGAACAGACCGTAATGGCTGTCCATTTCACAAGAAGCACCCACAAGCTGCAAGTCAAGCTGAAGCTCGAAGTGAAGCCATTGTGGTCGGAGATATCCAAGTCCTGGTGTGTTGTTCCCTCGTTGAGCACAAACACGACTTTTCTGTTACGAAACAAATGCCATCAACCGAAACGTGCCTATATGGCATTGCGGGTTTGGTCAAAGATCCCCATCTGGAACTGTCCGAACACAACGCTAGTCGACGGTCCGGCGTTATATACCTTTGCCTTTCAGATCCGCTCATGCGCCTCGTGGCTCTATAACCGTAAGCCCGACCAGCAGGGATGGGACCAAGGCGGCTGCGTCCCCACGATGGACTTCAGTGTGGCCCGGAAATTGCGGTGCATTTGCAAAGTCCTGGGAACCTACACGAGCTACGTGTATTACATACCTGCCATTAAGGTTTCAGTGGGTACCTTCACGAAACCCAGCTTACATAAGGGAGTTGTTGCATTTTACTCGTTACTGCTCATATTTATTCTACTCAGTATGTATTGGCTATATCGATATGCGAATAATCTTCCCGCCAAAAGTATTTTCATTCGAATGCccgccgacgacgacgccgAGGATGATGAAGAGCTCCATGATCTGTTGATAAAGTTGAACACCGAGGGTAGAGTAAACAGCCAGACCACAGCCTCTGTGACCTTGGTTTTAATATCTATAAACCAAAAGAAGCGAAAAATTAGGATACCACAGGATCCGGAACGTAGCTTCCTTAACCGAAACTCAACACTCAATGTGTGGCTGCGATCGCGGGAGATTCGTATACCCACCAAATTGATGATTTACCATAACAACGCCGGACGGTATCCAAGTTGGTTTTTGCGACGCATCGAGGTGAGCGATGTCCAGACCCAAGAAACGCAGATCTTCGTTGTTAGGAAATGGGTGACCGACAAGGTTTTAAGCCTGGAACCTACAACGATCTTCCGAAAGGATCAGGTCCGCGCCCTGGGCACTTATCGTAGGCGCTTCAGGCTCCACATTGAGATGCTCTTCTGCAACTGGGCACTTTGGCAGCCGTTGACTGGTAATTGGAGGGAAAACGATCACTTTAAAAGCATCTCGCGGGCCAAGCGGTTCTGTGCGTTCGTGAGCAAGCTCGTCATTGCCTACACTTCCTGCGCCATCTACTTCCAGAAGACCACCATTGAGTCCCTTCAGCTCCACCGCGATAAGTTCTTAACCTACAAGGATCTGTTATTTCTAATACTGCTGGTAACCACCACGGATTTTATATTTCaggttttgtttaaattaaccGCACACCATGTGAGTTAG
- the LOC108082317 gene encoding uncharacterized protein isoform X1 has protein sequence MLLRIDQKLLILFYLSLYSTLHSAEANELRKAHMKVYCNEQVPYGKPTPIVISMKVRPVKTTITVSLSTPTYLLAFFEVGNESEKKPPEWKRTSSISKELAVLGIRKRPDKWRYEEGFWTNLTGIFWTASDKFLTLISQSKWLSRIQKVKEVVQIKVNLPPECTPQLAIPECSQPVPPRKILITRGFYVRAVFLEKCNLTIEKGVYNWSLSNAVGLTQLATYSTDGPLLKVQQYSWRYPTSQELLRDFYLLKVEGRFEGLYYAARCYLKVEMGPVEAVISGGKHRRSGQKDILWINGSMSYDFSKRSSEKQFSTFLWNCKSIDDKNNPFCRPNISSEAAFSIPGNSLKTGCTYVFQLQVSRDHNPRISSEMYQNVAIVGRSVLQVKIECLKNCQRDFYTPNSRVKLKAVCLNCENMNAAQRWSIDGQKMFSTKEITLHIRKGTNRTQVELAMLAEDGRYERNVKTLVRNSGPTGGKCTVSPREGQEAITNFVPCCQRFVSQNQPIEYWYYAGKVLLGSCLDCNCGVRLPATSFLQVLACEALYACHSSWIKVKVTPLVGIPTQPAALQKYMISSSNSFVKLLKGGLYSSYLQSLNAIASRISLADSGTTLLHGFENIQPYTPSSLSLLANLTRTLGQRLPTSDPKTQVLLIMLVRKLTYNFQEVMSNVDAVDMTQKPFISTTLACLEVYRLMQKIAEKIPQPPASIYDRYQKAFLKGSLDLDFVDKLHSEIAIRRTSHGNWLNFMWAKDHLGFLMNIFQHINKDQNMQDNKSSPKAEVLVQCFETQTNDTIIVHSTDSLYSVVLSRKLFDEILGTGETEICFKLISIQRTLNWWYPDEKRPTSRMLSVRIFEKGEDVFTKQIKLLKSELGYETNMTIHTTSPAKDKDVMTKNPRQTHDALKEIHAGRYISVVRNGQLETLQSVQLYRIILDEQTVMAVHFTRSTHKLQVKLKLEVKPLWSEISKSWCVVPSLSTNTTFLLRNKCHQPKRAYMALRVWSKIPIWNCPNTTLVDGPALYTFAFQIRSCASWLYNRKPDQQGWDQGGCVPTMDFSVARKLRCICKVLGTYTSYVYYIPAIKVSVGTFTKPSLHKGVVAFYSLLLIFILLSMYWLYRYANNLPAKSIFIRMPADDDAEDDEELHDLLIKLNTEGRVNSQTTASVTLVLISINQKKRKIRIPQDPERSFLNRNSTLNVWLRSREIRIPTKLMIYHNNAGRYPSWFLRRIEVSDVQTQETQIFVVRKWVTDKVLSLEPTTIFRKDQVRALGTYRRRFRLHIEMLFCNWALWQPLTGNWRENDHFKSISRAKRFCAFVSKLVIAYTSCAIYFQKTTIESLQLHRDKFLTYKDLLFLILLVTTTDFIFQVLFKLTAHHVS, from the exons ATGCTGCTGCGTATAGATCAAAAGCTACTCATTCTGTTCTATCTGTCCCTTTATTCGACTCTGCACTCTGCCGAAGCTAACGAACTGAGAAAAGCCCACATGAAGGTTTATTGTAACGAACAGGTGCCCTACGGAAAACCAACACCCATCGTCATAAGCATGAAGGTACGACCAGTAAAGACCACAATCACAGTGAGTCTCAGTACTCCCACCTATTTGCTGGCCTTCTTTGAGGTTGGAAATGAGTCTGAAAAGAAGCCACCGGAATGGAAAAGAACCTCATCCATCAGCAAAGAGCTGGCGGTGCTAGGTATTAGAAAAAGGCCAGATAAATGGCGCTATGAAGAGGGATTCTGGACAAATTTAACTGGAATATTTTGGACGGCAAGCGATAAGTTTCTCACTTTAATTAGCCAATCAAAATGGCTTTCACGGATACAGAAAGTCAAGGAAGTAGTTCAGATTAAAGTGAATCTCCCGCCAGAATGCACTCCACAACTAGCCATACCCGAGTGTTCTCAGCCGGTGCCTCCACGTAAGATACTGATCACGAGGGGTTTCTATGTCAGAGCTGTATTTCTGGAAAAGTGTAATTTGACAATTGAGAAGGGAGTCTACAATTGGAGTCTCAGTAATGCTGTGGGGTTGA CACAGCTTGCAACATATTCCACGGATGGACCACTTCTCAAAGTCCAACAATATTCCTGGAGATATCCAACATCCCAAGAACTCTTGAGGGACTTTTATCTCCTAAAAGTCGAGGGAAGATTTGAAGGTTTGTATTACGCAGCCCGATGTTACCTAAAGGTCGAAATGGGCCCCGTGGAAGCTGTAATTTCTGGAGGAAAACACAGAAGATCCGGCCAAAAGGACATACTTTGGATAAACGGCTCTATGAGCTATGACTTCTCGAAGAGATCTTcggaaaaacaattttctacGTTTCTTTGGAATTGCAAGTCAATCGATGATAAAAACAATCCATTTTGCCGCCCCAATATATCGTCGG AGGCTGCCTTTAGTATTCCTGGGAATTCCTTAAAAACAGGATGTACATACGTCTTTCAATTGCAAGTGTCCAGGGATCACAATCCACGGATATCATCGGAAATGTATCAAAATGTTGCCATTGTTGGTCGCAGCGTACTTCAAGTAAAAATTGAATGTCTAAAGAATTGCCAGAGGGATTTCTACACTCCGAATTCCAGAGTTAAGCTAAAGGCAGTTTGCTTAAACTGCGAAAATATGAATGCAGCTCAAAGATGGTCCATAGATGGCCAGAAAATGTTTAGTACCAAGGAAATAACATTACACATCCGGAAGGGAACCAACCGGACCCAAGTTGAGCTGGCAATGTTAGCGGAAGACGGACGCTACGAAAGAAATGTCAAGACCCTGGTCAGGAATTCTGGACCCACCGGAGGAAAGTGTACGGTTAGTCCCAGGGAAGGGCAAGAGGCCATCACCAACTTTGTGCCATGTTGCCAAAGGTTTGTTAGCCAAAATCAGCCTATAGAATATTGGTACTACGCGGGGAAAGTGCTTCTTGGCAGTTGTCTGGATTGCAACTGCGGTGTACGCTTACCCGCCACGAGTTTCCTGCAAGTCCTGGCCTGCGAAGCCCTCTATGCTTGCCACTCCAGTTGGATAAAAGTCAAAGTGACTCCTCTGGTGGGAATACCCACCCAACCGGCAGCCTTGCAGAAATATATGATAAGTTCGTCGAACAGTTTTGTCAAGCTCTTGAAAGGAGGACTCTACTCGAGCTACTTGCAGTCCTTAAATGCCATAGCATCACGCATAAGTCTCGCCGACTCGGGAACTACTCTTCTTCATGGCTTCGAAAATATCCAACCATACACCCCAAGCTCCCTTAGTTTATTGGCGAACTTAACCCGGACATTGGGCCAACGTTTACCCACCTCCGATCCCAAGACCCAGGTCCTGCTCATTATGCTAGTCAGAAAACTGACCTATAACTTTCAAGAGGTAATGAGCAACGTGGATGCTGTGGATATGACTCAGAAACCCTTTATAAGTACAACTCTGGCCTGTCTAGAAGTCTATAGATTAATGCAGAAAATCGCTGAGAAAATCCCTCAACCTCCGGCCTCCATTTACGATCGGTATCAGAAGGCATTCTTGAAAGGATCCTTGGACCTGGACTTTGTGGATAAGCTCCATTCTGAAATAGCAATAAGAAGGACTTCGCATGGGAATTGGCTTAATTTCATGTGGGCAAAGGATCATTTGggatttttaatgaatatttttcaaCACATAAACAAAGATCAAAATATGCAGGACAATAAGTCATCGCCCAAGGCTGAAGTGCTAGTTCAGTGCTTTGAAACTCAGACGAATGATACAATTATAGTTCATAGCACCGATAGTTTGTATAGTGTAGTCCTATCAAGGAAACTTTTTGATGAAATATTGGGCACAGGGGAAACGGAAATCTGTTTCAAATTGATCTCCATTCAAAGGACACTAAACTGGTGGTATCCAGATGAAAAACGGCCGACTTCTCGTATGCTTTCGGTGCGAATTTTTGAAAAAGGCGAGGATGTGTTTACCAAGCAGATTAAGCTCCTGAAAAGTGAACTTGGGTATGAAACAAATATGACTATTCACACCACATCGCCAGCGAAAGACAAAGACGTAATGACCAAGAACCCAAGGCAGACGCATGATGCTCTAAAGGAGATCCATGCCGGGAGATACATCAGTGTCGTAAGGAATGGACAGCTTGAAACCCTACAGTCCGTTCAATTATATCGAATTATCCTAGATGAACAGACCGTAATGGCTGTCCATTTCACAAGAAGCACCCACAAGCTGCAAGTCAAGCTGAAGCTCGAAGTGAAGCCATTGTGGTCGGAGATATCCAAGTCCTGGTGTGTTGTTCCCTCGTTGAGCACAAACACGACTTTTCTGTTACGAAACAAATGCCATCAACCGAAACGTGCCTATATGGCATTGCGGGTTTGGTCAAAGATCCCCATCTGGAACTGTCCGAACACAACGCTAGTCGACGGTCCGGCGTTATATACCTTTGCCTTTCAGATCCGCTCATGCGCCTCGTGGCTCTATAACCGTAAGCCCGACCAGCAGGGATGGGACCAAGGCGGCTGCGTCCCCACGATGGACTTCAGTGTGGCCCGGAAATTGCGGTGCATTTGCAAAGTCCTGGGAACCTACACGAGCTACGTGTATTACATACCTGCCATTAAGGTTTCAGTGGGTACCTTCACGAAACCCAGCTTACATAAGGGAGTTGTTGCATTTTACTCGTTACTGCTCATATTTATTCTACTCAGTATGTATTGGCTATATCGATATGCGAATAATCTTCCCGCCAAAAGTATTTTCATTCGAATGCccgccgacgacgacgccgAGGATGATGAAGAGCTCCATGATCTGTTGATAAAGTTGAACACCGAGGGTAGAGTAAACAGCCAGACCACAGCCTCTGTGACCTTGGTTTTAATATCTATAAACCAAAAGAAGCGAAAAATTAGGATACCACAGGATCCGGAACGTAGCTTCCTTAACCGAAACTCAACACTCAATGTGTGGCTGCGATCGCGGGAGATTCGTATACCCACCAAATTGATGATTTACCATAACAACGCCGGACGGTATCCAAGTTGGTTTTTGCGACGCATCGAGGTGAGCGATGTCCAGACCCAAGAAACGCAGATCTTCGTTGTTAGGAAATGGGTGACCGACAAGGTTTTAAGCCTGGAACCTACAACGATCTTCCGAAAGGATCAGGTCCGCGCCCTGGGCACTTATCGTAGGCGCTTCAGGCTCCACATTGAGATGCTCTTCTGCAACTGGGCACTTTGGCAGCCGTTGACTGGTAATTGGAGGGAAAACGATCACTTTAAAAGCATCTCGCGGGCCAAGCGGTTCTGTGCGTTCGTGAGCAAGCTCGTCATTGCCTACACTTCCTGCGCCATCTACTTCCAGAAGACCACCATTGAGTCCCTTCAGCTCCACCGCGATAAGTTCTTAACCTACAAGGATCTGTTATTTCTAATACTGCTGGTAACCACCACGGATTTTATATTTCaggttttgtttaaattaaccGCACACCATGTGAGTTAG
- the LOC108082584 gene encoding odorant receptor 49a isoform X1 — MAKQRTYKDFTFMANTMFQTLGYDLMDSPRPWWQKLLLRSYFLLCIVSNCYEACFVTYRILQWESVAGSPSKIMRQALHFFYMFSAQLKFVTFMKYRKELRLLNQKLKDLYPSSESECREYNVNRFYLSRTTRYVLFFYYFVIVFMALGPLLQSCIVYLIRYGKVEFLYLRIFPTQLSFNTENPLGYVLGYVIDFTYSQFIVNVSLGTDLWMMCVSSQISMHFAYLAKILGEYCPSEEKEQLDCQFLASLVRRHQVILSLHKDLNRVFGLLLASNLFITASLLCCMAFYTVVEGLNTEGISYMMLFASVAAQFYMVSSYGQMLIDLSANIALAAYEHKWYEGGLRYRKDLVFVMARAQRPTEISAKGIIIISFDTFKTLMSITYRFYAVIRQIVGK; from the exons ATGGCAAAGCAACGAACCTACAAGGACTTCACATTCATGGCCAACACAATGTTTCAGACTCTGGGCTATGATTTAATGGACTCACCCAGACCCTGGTGGCAAAAGTTACTCCTTCGCAGCTACTTCCTGTTGTGCATAGTGAGCAATTGCTACGAGGCCTGCTTTGTGACCTACAGAATACTGCAGTGGGAGTCCGTGGCCGGAAGTCCCTCCAAAATCATGCGACAGGCTCTGCACTTTTTCTACATGTTCAGTGCTCAGTTGAAGTTTGTCACCTTCATGAAATACCGGAAAGAGTTGCGATTGCTAAACCAGAAACTGAAGGACTTGTATCCTTCCAGTGAAAGTGAGTGCCGGGAGTACAATGTCAATAGGTTTTATCTCTCGCGTACCACCCGATATGTCCTGTTTTTCTACTACTTTGTGATAGTCTTTATGGCCCTGGGTCCTCTCCTGCAGTCGTGCATTGTGTACCTGATCCGGTATGGCAAGGTTGAGTTCCTGTATCTTCGCATATTTCCCACGCAGCTTAGCTTTAACACGGAAAACCCACTGGGCTATGTGTTGGGCTATGTCATAGACTTCACCTACAGTCAGTTTATTGTTAATGTCAGTCTGGGCACAGACCTCTGGATGATGTGTGTTTCCAGTCAGATTTCCATGCATTTTGCTTATTTGGCCAAGATTTTAGGTGAATATTGTCCAAGTGAAGAGAAGGAGCAGCTGGACTGCCAGTTCTTGGCCAGCTTGGTGAGGAGACATCAGGTTATACTCAG CTTACACAAGGACTTAAATCGCGTATTTGGACTTTTATTGGCCTCCAATCTTTTCATAACCGCCAGTCTCCTCTGCTGCATGGCTTTTTATACTGTGGTAGAAGGTTTAAATACGGAAGGCATCTCCTATATGATGCTCTTTGCCAGTGTGGCAGCCCAGTTCTATATGGTCAGTTCCTATGGACAAATGTTAATTGAtttg agCGCCAATATAGCTTTGGCTGCCTATGAACACAAGTGGTATGAAGGCGGCCTGAGATACAGAAAAGATCTGGTCTTTGTAATGGCTAGGGCCCAGCGTCCAACCGAAATATCAGCCAAgggtattattataatttccttTGATACCTTCAAGACG TTGATGTCCATTACATACCGATTCTATGCGGTCATACGTCAAATTGTGGGGAAGTAG
- the LOC108082584 gene encoding odorant receptor 49a isoform X2 — MAKQRTYKDFTFMANTMFQTLGYDLMDSPRPWWQKLLLRSYFLLCIVSNCYEACFVTYRILQWESVAGSPSKIMRQALHFFYMFSAQLKFVTFMKYRKELRLLNQKLKDLYPSSEIFMALGPLLQSCIVYLIRYGKVEFLYLRIFPTQLSFNTENPLGYVLGYVIDFTYSQFIVNVSLGTDLWMMCVSSQISMHFAYLAKILGEYCPSEEKEQLDCQFLASLVRRHQVILSLHKDLNRVFGLLLASNLFITASLLCCMAFYTVVEGLNTEGISYMMLFASVAAQFYMVSSYGQMLIDLSANIALAAYEHKWYEGGLRYRKDLVFVMARAQRPTEISAKGIIIISFDTFKTLMSITYRFYAVIRQIVGK; from the exons ATGGCAAAGCAACGAACCTACAAGGACTTCACATTCATGGCCAACACAATGTTTCAGACTCTGGGCTATGATTTAATGGACTCACCCAGACCCTGGTGGCAAAAGTTACTCCTTCGCAGCTACTTCCTGTTGTGCATAGTGAGCAATTGCTACGAGGCCTGCTTTGTGACCTACAGAATACTGCAGTGGGAGTCCGTGGCCGGAAGTCCCTCCAAAATCATGCGACAGGCTCTGCACTTTTTCTACATGTTCAGTGCTCAGTTGAAGTTTGTCACCTTCATGAAATACCGGAAAGAGTTGCGATTGCTAAACCAGAAACTGAAGGACTTGTATCCTTCCAGTGAAA TCTTTATGGCCCTGGGTCCTCTCCTGCAGTCGTGCATTGTGTACCTGATCCGGTATGGCAAGGTTGAGTTCCTGTATCTTCGCATATTTCCCACGCAGCTTAGCTTTAACACGGAAAACCCACTGGGCTATGTGTTGGGCTATGTCATAGACTTCACCTACAGTCAGTTTATTGTTAATGTCAGTCTGGGCACAGACCTCTGGATGATGTGTGTTTCCAGTCAGATTTCCATGCATTTTGCTTATTTGGCCAAGATTTTAGGTGAATATTGTCCAAGTGAAGAGAAGGAGCAGCTGGACTGCCAGTTCTTGGCCAGCTTGGTGAGGAGACATCAGGTTATACTCAG CTTACACAAGGACTTAAATCGCGTATTTGGACTTTTATTGGCCTCCAATCTTTTCATAACCGCCAGTCTCCTCTGCTGCATGGCTTTTTATACTGTGGTAGAAGGTTTAAATACGGAAGGCATCTCCTATATGATGCTCTTTGCCAGTGTGGCAGCCCAGTTCTATATGGTCAGTTCCTATGGACAAATGTTAATTGAtttg agCGCCAATATAGCTTTGGCTGCCTATGAACACAAGTGGTATGAAGGCGGCCTGAGATACAGAAAAGATCTGGTCTTTGTAATGGCTAGGGCCCAGCGTCCAACCGAAATATCAGCCAAgggtattattataatttccttTGATACCTTCAAGACG TTGATGTCCATTACATACCGATTCTATGCGGTCATACGTCAAATTGTGGGGAAGTAG